The Triticum aestivum cultivar Chinese Spring chromosome 3A, IWGSC CS RefSeq v2.1, whole genome shotgun sequence genome includes a region encoding these proteins:
- the LOC123061574 gene encoding serine/threonine-protein kinase STY13: MRLPGAGGGGSGDAGFVRADQIDLKSLDEQLERHLSRQERDAPAVVQPGSRRGGSARLGEPQPPPPQQRRRREDWEVDPAKLVIKGVIARGTFGTVHRGVYDGQDVAVKLLDWGEDGHRSEQEITALRSAFAQEVAVWHKLDHPNVTKFIGAIMGARDLNVQTEHGHLGMPSNICCVVVEYLAGGALKNFLIKNRRRKLAFKVVVQLALDLARGLSYLHSEKIVHRDVKTENMLLDKTRTVKIADFGVARVEASNPSDMTGETGTLGYMAPEVLNGHPYNRKCDVYSFGICLWEIYCCDMPYPDLSFSEVTSAVVRQNLRPEIPRCCPSALANVMKRCWDANPDKRPEMAEVVAMIEAIDTSKGGGMIPIDQSQGCFACFRQYRGP, from the exons ATGAGGCTTccaggcgcaggcggcggcgggagcgggGACGCAGGGTTCGTGCGGGCGGACCAGATCGACCTCAAGAGCCTCGACGAGCAACTGGAGCGCCACCTCAGCCGCCAGGAGCGGGACGCGCCAGCCGTGGTGCAGCCAGGGAGCCGCCGCGGCGGGTCCGCGAGGCTGGGGgagccacagccgccgccgccgcagcagcggCGCCGCCGGGAGGACTGGGAGGTCGACCCCGCCAAGCTCGTCATCAAAGGCGTCATTGCCCGCGGCACCTTCGGCACCGTCCACCGCGGCGTCTATGACGGCCAGGACGTTGCCG TGAAGTTGCTTGACTGGGGGGAGGATGGTCATAGATCAGAACAAGAAATTACGGCACTAAGATCAGCGTTTGCACAAGAGGTTGCTGTGTGGCATAAGCTTGATCATCCAAATGTTACGAAG TTTATTGGGGCTATAATGGGTGCAAGAGATCTAAATGTACAGACAGAACATGGGCATCTTGGCATGCCGAGTAATATCTGCTGTGTTGTTGTTGAGTACCTTGCTGGTGGTGCACTGAAAAATTTCCTGATAAAAAATAGGAGAAGGAAGCTAGCCTTTAAAGTTGTGGTCCAACTAGCTCTTGACCTTGCCAGGGG ATTAAGCTATCTTCACTCGGAGAAGATAGTGCATCGTGACGTGAAGACTGAAAATATGCTTCTCGACAAAACAAGAACCGTGAAAATTGCTGATTTTGGGGTTGCTCGAGTCGAGGCTTCAAACCCTAGTGACATGACGGGTGAAACGGGCACACTTGGTTACATGGCACCTGAG GTCCTGAATGGTCATCCTTACAACAGGAAATGCGATGTTTATAGTTTTGGAATCTGCTTATGGGAGATATACTGCTGCGACATGCCATATCCTGACCTCAGCTTCTCAGAAGTAACTTCTGCCGTTGTCCGCCAG AACCTGAGGCCGGAGATACCGCGGTGCTGTCCGAGCGCCTTGGCCAACGTGATGAAGCGGTGCTGGGACGCGAACCCCGACAAGCGGCCCGAGATGGCCGAGGTGGTGGCCATGATAGAGGCCATCGACACGTCCAAGGGCGGCGGCATGATCCCGATAGACCAGTCGCAGGGGTGCTTCGCCTGCTTCCGTCAGTACCGAGGCCCCTGA